A part of Aspergillus flavus chromosome 1, complete sequence genomic DNA contains:
- a CDS encoding uncharacterized protein (of unknown function-domain containing protein) codes for MTNMAMSEQRIFRGIPYVTGAACATLLAADLELSFWGGVDPRTGEIIDRFHPLSGRFMKDTILAIPGGRGSCGGSVIMMELILNGLGPKALIFERREEIITLGVMVAEELFDKTAAVVTLNPEDFCEALGWDGKTVHIRGELVSDAPLKADSANGAAKPTIDLNNFGVKLTDADRAILDGANGEAAKISLKIIIRMADMMGAKELMDVSQAHVDGAWYGPGSNAFGQRLRDWDGKFQVPTTINALNVDQKRWRLLGIDAEFGSACDELAKAFVDMGGKISFTCAPYLLETAPRLGDPIAWGESNAVIYANSVLGARTLKNPNMLEAFIALTGRAPKAGVYVDENRFASTWLRVTPSEGADDSFWPILGYALGAIATTHIPVITGLEHLKPSNDDFKAFSAAFATSSSAPMLHMVNLTPEAPTLEAACANGMVPKAIDVDSKDLYAIWDEFNHGSEPREIDLVSFGNPHFSCREMKEVARLCQGRTKNDNVSVIVTCGRAQYSLASQAGYVGELEKFGVQFLQDTCWCSIEEPIIPKNTRTIMTNSGKYIHYGPGLTGRQFAFGSLEMCVDAACTGKTTGDPPSWLQEIPGLPVIKMLRLLLMLPNYLHPDWSILTCVQVSVKQINIKFLF; via the exons ATGACGAACATGGCCATGTCAGAACAACGCATCTTTCGCGGTATCCCTTATGTCACTGGCGCCGCCTGTGCCACGTTGTTGGCAGCTGACCTTGAACTTAGTTTCTGGGGCGGTGTTGATCCAAGGACAGGCGAGATCATTGATAGGTTCCATCCGCTGAGCGGTCGTTTTATGAAAGATACCATCTTGGCAATACCTGGAGGTAGAGGATCATGCGGCGGCAGCGTCATTATGATGGAGCTCATCCTAAATGGCTTAGGCCCTAAGGCGTTGATCTTCGAGCGTCGCGAGGAGATCATCACACTAGGAGTTATGGTTGCCGAAGAATTGTTTGACAAGACGGCCGCCGTCGTTACGCTGAATCCAGAGGACTTCTGTGAAGCTCTAGGCTGGGATGGGAAGACTGTTCATATCCGGGGTGAACTAGTCTCGGATGCCCCCTTGAAGGCCGACTCTGCCAATGGAGCTGCCAAGCCTACCATTGACCTCAACAATTTCGGCGTCAAACTTACTGATGCCGACCGAGCGATTCTGGACGGAGCTAATGGCGAAGCCGCTAAGATCTCGCTAAAGATCATTATCCGAATGGCGGACATGATGGGAGCCAAAGAGCTGATGGATGTCAGCCAAGCCCATGTAGATGGCGCCTGGTATGGGCCCGGTTCTAATGCGTTTGGTCAAAGACTTCGTGACTGGGATGGTAAATTCCAAGTTCCTACAACTATCAATGCGCTTAATGTCGATCAAAAACGTTGGCGGCTTCTCGGGATCGACGCAGAATTTGGATCAGCTTGTGACGAATTGGCGAAGGCTTTTGTCGACATGGGTGGCAAGATTTCATTCACCTGCGCCCCGTATTTACTCGAGACTGCCCCTAGACTAGGTGATCCAATCGCCTGGGGAGAGTCCAACGCTGTTATCTATGCAAACAGTGTGCTTGGTGCGAGGACACTAAAGAACCCCAATATGCTTGAGGCTTTTATTGCCTTGACTGGCCGCGCGCCAAAGGCAGGGGTCTATGTTGATGAGAATCGCTTTGCGTCTACCTGGCTTAGAGTAACACCTTCCGAAGGGGCCGACGACTCATTCTGGCCTATCTTAGGCTACGCTCTTGGTGCTATTGCAACCACTCACATTCCGGTCATAACTGGGTTGGAACACCTAAAGCCAAGCAATGATGACTTCAAGGCGTTCTCAGCAGCATTTGCTACATCTTCTAGCGCTCCTATGCTCCACATGGTCAACTTAACTCCAGAGGCTCCTACCCTCGAGGCTGCATGCGCTAATGGTATGGTCCCTAAAGCTATTGATGTGGACTCGAAGGATCTATATGCTATCTGGGACGAGTTCAATCACGGCTCTGAGCCGCGAGAAATCGACCTTGTCTCGTTTGGCAACCCGCACTTCTCATGTCGAGAGATGAAAGAAGTAGCGAGGCTGTGCCaaggaagaacaaagaatgaTAATGTCTCCGTGATAGTTACCTGCGGCCGTGCTCAGTATAGCCTTGCCTCGCAAGCGGGTTACGTCGGGGAGCTTGAGAAGTTCGGGGTCCAGTTCTTACAAGACACTTGCTGGTGCTCTATCGAGGAACCCATTATTCCGAAGAATACTCGGACGATCATGACTAATTCTGGCAAGTATATCCACTATGGGCCTGGACTTACGGGCAGGCAATTTGCCTTTGGCAGCTTGGAGATGTGCGTCGATGCTGCGTGTACTGGGAAGACTACAGGGGACCCGCCGTCGTGGTTGCAGGAG ATCCCTGGTCTTCCTGTTATTAAGATGCTGCGACTACTACTCATGTTGCCTAACTACCTACATCCTGATTGGTCAATACTCACTTGTGTTCAAGTGTCAGTCAAGcaaataaatataaaatttttattttga
- a CDS encoding putative 3,2-trans-enoyl-CoA isomerase, which yields MAEEDLVRLDINGIFAVITLNNTKKSNALTQSLYYRLASLLREAEDNSDVYVTVLIGEGAFFSAGADLKGKPPSMEDMLSRPHWLPKLVNNNIDVARAFYSHSKILVTALNGPVIGLSAALISHSDFIYAVSDAWLMTPFTSLGLVAEGGSSVAFVQRMGQGKANEALLLGRKIPVSELAQVGFVNKVFESKGNFREQVMGYLQQTFGEHLVKSSLLGTKALMRRRLVREQDEQAPLEMFGGLDRFCQGIPQAKMGEALSKSKTYRL from the exons ATGGCTGAAGAGGATCTTGTTCGCCTGGACATCAACGGCATCTTTGCCGTCATCACATTGAACAACACAAAAAAGTCCAACGCCTTGACGCAGAGCCTGTATTATCGCCTCGCAAGCTTGCTTCGAGAGGCTGAAGATAACTCAGACGTTTATGTCACCGTCTTAATTGGCGAGGGCGCCTTTTTCTCCGC AGGGGCCGACCTCAAGGGAAAGCCACCATCTATGGAGGACATGTTGTCTCGCCCTCACTGGCTTCCTAAATTAGTGAATAACAACATCGACGTGGCGAGAGCGTTCTACAGTCATTCGAAGATTCTGGTCACGGCGCTGAATGGACCGGTCATAGGGCTTTCTGCCGCGTTGATATCGCACTCGGATTTCATCTACGCGGTATCCGATGCTTGGCTGATGACTCCTTTCACCTCTCTCGGCCTCGTTGCCGAGGGCGGCTCTAGTGTCGCCTTTGTGCAGCGGATGGGTCAGGGAAAAGCAAACGAGGCACTCCTTCTCGGCAGGAAGATTCCCGTCAGTGAGTTGGCTCAGGTTGGTTTTGTGAACAAGGTCTTCGAAAGCAAAGGCAACTTCCGTGAGCAGGTGATGGGGTACCTGCAGCAGACGTTCGGCGAACATTTGGTGAAGTCGAGTCTTCTGGGGACAAAGGCTTTGATGCGTCGTCGCTTGGTTCGGGAGCAGGACGAACAAGCGCCGCTCGAGATGTTTGGTGGCCTCGACCGTTTCTGCCAGGGTATCCCGCAGGCAAAGATGGGAGAGGCTCTGTCCAAGAGCAAGACTTATCGACTTTGA
- a CDS encoding fungal-specific transcription factor, translating to MTNRYQPRRCTAEAHRVYLLIRGNIPALVLLHSQRQDTGIHDAQFRKGEPAEHWQNATGQKTSTRGLPIMPRPPCANCSLDELSCVPRESRRPKRGLPYHLGTVSSPSNNDPAIQSTPLGDGGFPPGPERLVALKDLSVPSGRSPTTPAVGDTGNSIENSYRPFNEHFSHHNGGDTGASQLDGDATDECCSPLYGDPRGVGLVVDICEPEPREKTGHFLIPQIKPTHIDQDTIEYLRRKGVFDFPTPAACEMMIRTYFYYVHPFFPVVEVHSFLDTFENRRNEVSVHLLWSMFLAAANFADDSTLLAANFSSRKQMKRAMYIRAKALYDAEYERRKITLIQAVLLTGFWYSDTEDRTGPWHWNGIAISLCQTIGLHRHPDTGRKRSKVIPTSDSSIWRQLWWSCFYREAWFSAGMGRPMRINLADCSTRMPHANDSDNLLAGIPEHIRKKYLPDGTKDLSKLWTELLTLTVSLAKILSWQNRADRTRPSRTEIQHIDDTIRQHCFHKDHGIGRGHSRVVSLHMYHLELYQDSVLLTLYRPFLFDKPEMNPLGLPADEWTSTVLRRAKDAATNTNRILGNMIGDDMISNSQAMVCIALVPALQIHLLDATSEKQMVQRMGRHNLEFCMMVIEELKSVYFGAEILSRMFSKAKNWILYRTVAPATAPREHMPQSSRDSTIGSIPEPPNDARQDDVEIFDAFVTMLSPFAPLSAGGPFDNDELLDFESATTLEQLMFPEPESSADTH from the exons ATGACTAATCGCTACCAACCGCGGCGTTGTACTGCCGAGGCACACCGAGTGTACCTTCTTATCCGCGGCAATATTCCCGCATTGGTGCTACTTCATTCGCAACGACAAGACACAGGCATCCATGATGCCCAATTCCGCAAAGGAGAGCCCGCGGAGCACTGGCAGAACGCGACAGGCCAGAAAACGAGCACCCGTGGCTTGCCAATCATGCCACGCCC TCCTTGTGCCAACTGCTCGTTAGATGAGCTTTCCTGTGTGCCGCGGGAAAGCAGGAGACCAAA ACGTGGCCTACCTTACCACCTTGGTACGGTGTCTTCGCCGTCGAATAACGATCCCGCCATACAGAGTACTCCGCTGGGGGATGGCGGCTTTCCACCCGGCCCCGAGCGCCTCGTTGCGTTGAAGGATCTATCAGTTCCAAGCGGGCGCAGTCCTACAACTCCAGCAGTAGGAGATACTGGAAATAGCATCGAAAACTCTTATCGTCCATTCAACGAGCATTTCAGCCATCACAATGGAGGTGACACGGGCGCGTCGCAACTAGACGGAGATGCGACAGATGAATGCTGTTCCCCTTTATATG GGGACCCCCGTGGCGTCGGTCTGGTAGTCGACATATGCGAGCCAGAGCCACGGGAGAAGACTGGGCACTTCCTCATCCCCCAAATTAAGCCCACTCATATAGATCAGGATACGATCGAATACCTGCGCCGTAAGGGCGTGTTCGACTTCCCCACTCCTGCTGCCTGCGAAATGATGATCCGGACATACTTCTACTATGTGCATCCCTTTTTTCCTGTTGTTGAGGTCCATTCGTTCCTCGATACATTCGAAAATAGACGCAATGAAGTAAGCGTACACCTGTTGTGGAGCATGTTTCTAGCTGCTGCGAAT TTCGCAGATGACAGCACCTTATTAGCAGCCAATTTCTCGTCTCGAAAACAGATGAAGCGTGCAATGTATATCCGAGCCAAG GCTCTTTATGACGCTGAGTatgagagaaggaagattaCTCTTATCCAGGCGGTACTTCTGACAGGCTTCTGGTATTCGGACACCGAAGACAGGACCGGACCTTGGCATTGGAATGGCATTGCTATCAGCCTATGCCAAACGATAGGGCTACATCGGCATCCAGATACAGGTCGAAAACGCAGTAAAGTGATCCCGACGAGTGACAGCAGCATCTGGAGGCAATTGTGGTGGAGCTGCTTTTACCGTGAAGCTTGGTTCTCTGCCGGCATGGGCAGGCCTATGCGCATCAACCTAGCCGACTGCAGTACCCGAATGCCACATGCCAACGATTCCGATAATTTACTCGCTGGGATTCCGGAGCATATTCGAAAGAAGTACCTTCCAGACGGCACTAAGGACTTGTCCAAATTATGGACGGAGCTGTTGACACTTACGGTCTCCTTAGCGAAGATTCTATCATGGCAAAATCGAGCGGACCGGACACGACCTAGTAGGACTGAAATACAGCACATTGATGATACCATCCGACAGCATTGTTTCCACAAAGATCACGGTATAGGTCGCGGACACAGTCGCGTCGTCTCCTTACACATGTACCATCTAGAGCTGTATCAAGA TTCCGTTTTGCTTACACTATACCGGCCTTTCCTTTTCGACAAGCCAGAAATGAATCCCCTTGGTCTCCCTGCGGATGAATGGACATCAACTGTTCTGCGGAGGGCCAAAGATGCTGCGACGAACACCAACAGGATCCTTGGCAACATGATCGGTGATGACATGATCAGCAACAGCCAAGCGATGGT CTGCATTGCCTTGGTTCCCGCATTGCAAATCCATCTGCTTGACGCCACGTCTGAGAAGCAGATGGTGCAACGTATGGGCCGCCACAACCTTGAGTTTTGCATGATGGTCATCGAAGAGCTCAAATCTGTGTACTTTGGCGCTGAAATACTCTCGAGGATGTTCTCCAAGGCAAAGAACTGGATACTCTACCGGACGGTAGCCCCCGCAACAGCTCCCAGGGAACATATGCCTCAGTCATCGCGTGATTCCACGATTGGTTCTATTCCAGAGCCACCAAATGATGCACGTCAGGACGATGTGGAGATATTCGATGCCTTCGTGACAATGTTGAGTCCCTTTGCCCCATTATCAGCTGGCGGACCCTTCGATAACGACGA GCTATTGGATTTCGAATCTGCCACCACTCTCGAACAATTGATGTTCCCTGAACCCGAATCTTCTGCAGATACACATTAG
- a CDS encoding zinc-binding oxidoreductase (unnamed protein product) has protein sequence MPLVQAVSLNSRHLLILKGLYPFPLKDGHVPLSDGAGVVAAVGSRVHRFRVGDRVATSFHQDHLAGPLDAKSRTSALGSSLDGVLREYGVFTEHGLASSLPCAALTALNALYGLEGMVSRKGDTVLTEGTGGVSIFAMQFAKSAGAKVTATTSTAQKAERPKELGADYRGEPAKNSTPNEERVSAVVEVGGPASLRQALTALKFDGSISMVRSVGGFVDPGSNTEEPTFFDTVIHSCTVRGIAVGSRLRFEDTNRAIEVNDLHPILDRQTFKLEEAREAYQYIWDQKHFGKVILEIV, from the exons ATGCCACTAGTTCAGGCCGTATCGCTGAATTCTCGCCACTTGCTCATACTAAAG GGCTTGTATCCCTTTCCGCTCAAAGACGGTCACGTACCTCTATCTGATGGCGCAGGTGTCGTTGCCGCCGTCGGGTCTCGCGTACACCGATTCAGAGTCGGTGACCGGGTGGCAACTTCATTCCATCAAGATCATCTAGCCGGACCTCTCGACGCGAAGAGCCGCACCAGCGCCCTCGGTAGTTCTCTCGACGGCGTCTTACGAGAGTACGGCGTATTTACGGAACATGGCCTC GCTTCATCTCTGCCATGCGCTGCATTGACTGCTTTGAATGCCCTTTACGGCCTTGAAGGTATGGTATCGAGGAAGGGTGACACTGTCCTTACTGAAGGCACAGGAGGTGTGAGTATCTTCGCCATGCAG TTTGCCAAATCTGCCGGTGCTAAAGTTACTGCAACGACATCGACAGCCCAAAAGGCAGAACGGCCCAAGGAACTTGGCGCCGACTAC CGGGGCGAGCCTGCCAAGAACTCGACCCCTAACGAGGAGCGGGTTTCCGCCGTTGTTGAGGTAGGAGGTCCAGCATCTCTGAGACAG GCGCTCACTGCCTTGAAGTTCGATGGCTCGATCTCGATGGTAAGATCAGTCGGTGGATTTGTTGACCCTGGAAGCAACACCGAGGAACCGACATTCTTCGATACGGTCATTCATTCTTGCACTGTGCGAGGCATAGCGGTTGGATCCAGGCTACGGTTTGAGGATACGAATCGCGCCATCGAAGTAAATGATCTCCATCCCATTTTGGATAGACAGACATTCAAGCTGGAAGAGGCCAGAGAAGCCTACCAATATATTTGGGACCAGAAACATTTCGGAAAAGTCATCCTCGAGATCGTTTAA